One window of the Streptomyces sp. ITFR-21 genome contains the following:
- a CDS encoding XdhC/CoxI family protein — MLDIASQLAGIHATGRPYAVATVIRVAGSAPRDPGAALAVDTDGEALGSVSGGCVEGAVYELCQEAISSGRPVVEQFGYSDEDAFAVGLSCGGTLDVLVQPVRPGQDPGWDEGLSLMSAGRPVALARVVSGPAALLGSVLAVTAGTHTGTLPAPAGPGAVPGALERAVVAETRALLELGRTGTVTFAPDGRPCPPEGPAAIGVFVESYAPPPRMLVFGAIDFAAAVTRIGRFLGYRVTVCDARPVFATARRFPDADEVVVDWPHRYLESQAADLDSRTVVCVLTHDAKFDVPLLERALRTVPGYVGAMGSRRTHHDRLARLREIGLSTAELARLRSPIGLDLGARTPEETAVAVAAEIIAFRRGGSGLPLSAGGGPIHHDLGPVARPLRPAAAAGARTLRIPAVVPGLPAERIAG; from the coding sequence GTGCTCGACATCGCCTCGCAGTTGGCCGGGATCCACGCGACCGGCCGCCCGTACGCCGTCGCCACCGTCATCCGCGTCGCCGGGAGCGCGCCCCGCGACCCCGGCGCGGCCCTGGCCGTGGACACCGACGGGGAAGCCCTGGGCAGCGTCTCCGGCGGCTGCGTCGAAGGGGCCGTCTACGAGCTGTGCCAGGAGGCGATCTCCTCGGGCCGGCCGGTCGTCGAACAGTTCGGCTACAGCGACGAGGACGCCTTCGCGGTCGGCCTGAGCTGCGGCGGCACGCTGGACGTGCTGGTCCAGCCGGTGCGGCCGGGGCAGGACCCCGGCTGGGACGAGGGGCTGTCCCTGATGTCCGCCGGCCGGCCGGTCGCCCTGGCCCGGGTCGTCTCCGGCCCGGCCGCACTGCTCGGCAGCGTCCTCGCCGTGACCGCCGGCACCCACACCGGTACGCTGCCGGCGCCCGCCGGGCCCGGCGCGGTGCCCGGCGCCCTGGAGCGGGCGGTCGTCGCGGAAACCCGCGCGCTGCTGGAACTGGGCAGGACCGGGACCGTCACCTTCGCCCCCGACGGCCGGCCCTGCCCACCGGAGGGGCCGGCGGCGATCGGCGTCTTCGTCGAGTCGTACGCGCCCCCGCCGCGGATGCTGGTTTTCGGCGCCATCGATTTCGCCGCCGCGGTGACCCGGATCGGCCGGTTCCTCGGCTACCGGGTGACGGTGTGCGACGCCCGGCCGGTCTTCGCCACCGCCCGGCGCTTCCCCGACGCGGACGAGGTGGTGGTCGACTGGCCGCACCGCTACCTGGAGTCGCAGGCCGCCGACCTCGACAGCCGTACGGTCGTCTGCGTCCTCACCCACGACGCCAAGTTCGACGTCCCGCTGCTGGAGCGGGCGCTGCGCACGGTGCCGGGCTACGTCGGCGCCATGGGCTCGCGCCGCACCCACCACGACCGGCTCGCCCGGCTCCGCGAGATCGGCCTCAGCACGGCCGAACTGGCCCGGCTGCGCTCCCCGATCGGCCTGGATCTGGGCGCCCGCACACCCGAGGAGACGGCGGTCGCGGTGGCGGCGGAGATCATCGCGTTCCGGCGCGGCGGCAGCGGCCTGCCCCTGTCGGCCGGCGGCGGCCCCATCCACCACGACCTCGGCCCGGTGGCCCGCCCGCTGCGGCCCGCCGCAGCGGCGGGTGCCAGGACGCTGCGGATACCGGCCGTCGTCCCCGGCCTGCCGGCCGAGCGGATCGCCGGCTGA
- a CDS encoding DNA-3-methyladenine glycosylase I, with product MSEPGGIVVGEDGLPRCPWGLSTPDYVAYHDQEWGRPVHGDDALFERVCLEAFQSGLSWITILRRREGFRAAFDDFRIDAVAAFTGADQARLLADAGIIRNRAKIAAAIDNAIAAREVRESYEGGLDGLIWSYAPDPATRPAPVTAAEVPATTAESLALAKDLKKRGFRFVGPTTAYALMQACGLVNDHLAGCSNR from the coding sequence GTGAGTGAGCCGGGCGGGATCGTCGTCGGCGAGGACGGCCTGCCGCGCTGCCCCTGGGGGCTGTCCACGCCCGACTACGTGGCCTACCACGACCAGGAGTGGGGCCGCCCGGTGCACGGCGACGACGCGCTCTTCGAACGGGTCTGCCTGGAGGCGTTCCAGTCCGGCCTGTCCTGGATCACCATCCTGCGCCGCCGGGAGGGCTTCCGGGCCGCCTTCGACGACTTCCGGATCGACGCGGTGGCCGCCTTCACCGGCGCGGACCAGGCCCGGCTGCTCGCCGACGCCGGCATCATCCGCAACCGTGCGAAGATCGCGGCGGCGATCGACAACGCGATCGCCGCCCGGGAGGTCCGCGAGTCCTACGAGGGCGGTCTCGACGGCCTGATCTGGTCCTACGCGCCGGACCCGGCCACCCGCCCGGCACCGGTGACCGCCGCCGAGGTGCCCGCCACCACCGCGGAGTCGCTGGCGCTGGCCAAGGACCTCAAGAAGCGCGGCTTCCGGTTCGTCGGCCCCACCACGGCCTACGCGCTGATGCAGGCGTGCGGCCTGGTCAACGACCACCTGGCGGGTTGCAGCAATCGGTAG
- a CDS encoding DivIVA domain-containing protein: protein MFWFMLIALVVVVAAVAMAVLGDGGALKDADPDRLQDRLPPDRPLLRSDIDAVRLPVAVRGYRMLDVDEVLDRLGAELAERDARIAELETSLAGVQAVGQAHGATLLKEDPAPAPSAPADPDRADRADGYGPAGLDDRDGTAGE, encoded by the coding sequence TTGTTCTGGTTCATGCTCATCGCGCTCGTCGTGGTGGTCGCCGCGGTGGCAATGGCCGTACTCGGCGACGGCGGTGCGCTTAAGGACGCCGATCCCGACCGGCTGCAGGACCGGCTGCCGCCGGACCGGCCGCTGCTGCGCTCGGACATCGACGCGGTACGGCTGCCGGTCGCGGTCCGCGGCTACCGGATGCTCGACGTCGACGAGGTGCTGGACCGGCTCGGCGCGGAACTGGCCGAGCGGGACGCCAGGATCGCCGAGCTGGAGACCTCGCTGGCCGGGGTGCAGGCCGTCGGGCAGGCGCACGGCGCCACCCTGCTCAAGGAGGACCCGGCGCCCGCGCCGAGCGCGCCCGCCGACCCCGACCGCGCCGACCGCGCCGACGGGTACGGTCCGGCCGGCCTCGACGACCGCGACGGCACCGCCGGTGAGTGA
- a CDS encoding enoyl-CoA hydratase/isomerase family protein, with protein MADSVLYEVGDGLATVTLNRPEAMNALDTHTKNALRDALLAARADQAVRAVLLTAAGRAFCVGQDLKEHVGTLAAGGGLTTVAEHYNPIATAIATMPKPVVAGVNGVAAGAGAGFAFAADYRVAADTASFTTAFAGVALGADSGMSWTLPRLVGHGRAADLLLFPRSVPAAEALAIGLVHRVVPAADLPAEALAVARQLAAGPTVAYAALKEALAFGADHSLPESLAKEDALQARAGASRDHRAAVSAFVAKQDPVFEGR; from the coding sequence ATGGCCGACAGCGTGCTGTACGAGGTGGGTGACGGACTGGCGACCGTCACGCTGAACCGTCCGGAGGCGATGAACGCGCTTGACACGCACACCAAGAACGCGTTGCGGGACGCCCTGCTCGCGGCGAGGGCGGACCAGGCCGTCCGGGCGGTGCTGCTGACCGCCGCCGGGCGCGCCTTCTGCGTCGGGCAGGACCTCAAGGAGCACGTGGGGACCCTGGCCGCGGGCGGCGGGCTGACGACGGTCGCCGAGCACTACAACCCGATCGCGACCGCCATCGCCACCATGCCGAAGCCGGTGGTGGCCGGGGTCAACGGGGTGGCCGCGGGCGCCGGCGCGGGCTTCGCCTTCGCGGCGGACTACCGGGTGGCGGCCGACACCGCGTCCTTCACCACCGCCTTCGCCGGGGTCGCCCTCGGCGCCGACTCCGGCATGTCCTGGACGCTCCCCCGGCTCGTCGGGCACGGCCGGGCGGCGGACCTGCTGCTCTTCCCGCGCTCGGTGCCCGCCGCCGAGGCGCTGGCGATCGGCCTGGTGCACCGGGTGGTGCCGGCCGCCGACCTGCCCGCCGAGGCGCTCGCGGTGGCCCGGCAACTGGCCGCGGGGCCGACCGTCGCCTACGCGGCCCTCAAGGAGGCGCTGGCCTTCGGCGCGGACCACTCGCTGCCGGAGTCGCTGGCCAAGGAGGACGCCCTCCAGGCCCGCGCGGGCGCCTCCCGGGACCACCGCGCGGCGGTGTCCGCGTTCGTGGCCAAACAGGATCCGGTCTTCGAGGGCCGCTGA
- the folP gene encoding dihydropteroate synthase, which produces MAIVNRTPDSFYDQGATFTDEPALERVAHAVAEGAAIIDVGGVKAGPGAEVSAAEEIRRTAAFVAEVRRRHPGVVISVDTWRHEVGEAVCEAGADLLNDAWGGVDPRLAETAARHGVGLVCTHTGGARPRTRPHRVAYADVMADIVRATCALAERAVRLGVRRDAVLIDPGHDFGKNTRHSLEATRRLPEMTATGWPVLVSLSNKDFVGETLDRPVKERLVGTLAATAVSAWLGARVYRVHEVAETRQVLDMVASIAGDRPPAVARRGLA; this is translated from the coding sequence ATGGCGATCGTCAACCGTACCCCGGACTCGTTCTACGACCAAGGGGCCACGTTCACCGACGAACCGGCGCTGGAACGCGTCGCGCACGCGGTCGCCGAGGGCGCCGCGATCATCGACGTCGGCGGGGTGAAGGCCGGTCCCGGCGCGGAGGTCTCGGCGGCCGAGGAGATCCGCCGGACGGCCGCCTTCGTCGCCGAGGTGCGGCGCCGCCACCCCGGCGTGGTGATCAGCGTGGACACCTGGCGGCATGAGGTCGGCGAGGCGGTCTGCGAGGCGGGCGCGGACCTGCTGAACGACGCGTGGGGCGGGGTGGACCCCCGGCTCGCGGAGACCGCCGCCCGGCACGGGGTGGGCCTGGTGTGCACGCACACCGGCGGCGCCCGGCCGCGGACCCGGCCGCACCGGGTGGCGTACGCCGACGTGATGGCCGACATCGTGCGGGCCACCTGCGCCCTCGCCGAGCGGGCGGTGCGGCTCGGGGTGCGCAGGGACGCGGTGCTGATCGACCCCGGGCACGACTTCGGCAAGAACACCCGGCACTCCCTGGAGGCGACCCGGCGGCTGCCGGAGATGACCGCGACCGGGTGGCCGGTGCTGGTGTCGCTGTCCAACAAGGACTTCGTGGGCGAGACGCTCGACCGGCCGGTCAAGGAACGGCTGGTCGGGACGCTCGCCGCGACGGCGGTCTCGGCGTGGCTGGGGGCGCGGGTCTACCGCGTGCACGAGGTCGCCGAGACCCGCCAGGTGCTGGACATGGTGGCGTCCATCGCGGGCGACCGCCCGCCGGCGGTCGCCCGCCGCGGCCTGGCCTAG